The segment TTTTGTGACcgatttttatgtgtttatttcgtTATTGCAACTTTTGCGATTCTGCGttagtgttttatttgtttgttgttggtgttacaaTGTATTATTATAGTTAGTGTTTGTTAATAAGTCATTACTAACATCTGTTGAGAGAACCTTATCATAGTCACTTGGAATAGaattttgataatgttatttaACATTTTAGCACAAATCGAAATCTCTTGTCcagattatatttacatattatacttCACTTCTGACTCTCTGGTGTGCCAGATACTTTAAAATATAGCAGATAATCAGCACACAAAGGAcctacagaaaataaaagaaaaactactCACTAAAAAACCGACCCTGTCTTACCTTAGGTCCTTATAAGGATCACCCAAGTACTTGCGATTCTGGTTCATGGACACGGAGGGATCTGAGGGAATTCCCAAGACCTTGAAGACGTGTTCCAGGTCCTCCGTCAGCGTCTCCACCCTCGTGACGAAGTCGTATTTGACGAGACAAGGACAGCAATCTCGATGGTATTGACTCCTATACgcaagaaggaggatgagagatcaGATTCCTATTTAAAGTTACGGAAAAAAAGATCATAAGACTCCTATACCGAAGAAGGATGAAGGATCAGATTCCTTTTtaaatttacgaaaaaaaaaaaaaagactcctaTACGGAAAATAAGGAATGAAGGATGAGATTCCTTTTTAAAAGTACGAAACATGAAATTATAAGACTCCTGTAccgaaggagaaggatgaaggatcaGATCCCTttttaaatttacaaaaaaatgaaatcatagtAGAAATAAAGACCTCAGTCACATATCAAATAACCAAATGTATAAGGTCTTGGAGCAACGGAAACTATCTGCACAGAATTAACATTtctagacaaaataaaaataaaaataaaaataaataaaataaaatacataccaATGGGCGTCAGGACGATTTGCCCGAAAGGTGGCAATCACGTGACGTAGGAACTGCACGAAAGTGAGACGGGGACGAACAATTGCGTGGATCTTTTCGTAAACCCAAGCGTTGTATCTGAGGGCGAAGTggcgggagaaagagataagagcgagggagtgagagataaagatatggaaaaggaaaggataagagaCAGTAACAAgataagaaagtgagaaagggagagtggtgaGAGGGACGAGAATATAAAAGTAATCTTTctgaacaaaatataacaaaaatggcGACctataaataatcaaatcaatGTATTCAGTTATAAAACGATTCACAATGAGTATTGTCTACGAATATAGTAGGTTTTTATACCATTTTATCAACAAAGTAGAAATTTGCGATTAACTTAATTAATTTACCTCTCCATATCATTGCGTAAAGGAATCATgctgaacgaaagaaagaacaggaaaaaataaggaaCACACAGACatccttattcatattattgttacacccgtcttcccttcgttgtttttatCTATAATCTTAAATCATATTCACTTACTTTACGTCCGGGTCTATGGGCTGAGAGAAACCCAGCTGGAGGTGCATGTCCTTTGGCACGAGCCCGTTGTTGATAAGCGCAGGAAGCCAAAACTGCCTGAACCTGTCCGGCCAGTAGGATCCGGAGACTTGCTGTATGCAAAGCACACAGTGAGAAatctttgtttgttgttagtgGGTACTTCATATTCGTTAAAAACCGATAGAATTCCTTTCTGCTTTTAGGTAACGAAAAgcggaaaaacgaaaaaaaaacattaaccctCGTATATAATATTACTGACTGGATTTCAGAAAACTACCCAAGCgtggaaggaaaagataaatttGATTCAGGTAAATGAGGCACCTGTACAGGAAGCGT is part of the Penaeus chinensis breed Huanghai No. 1 chromosome 2, ASM1920278v2, whole genome shotgun sequence genome and harbors:
- the LOC125034122 gene encoding carbohydrate sulfotransferase 9-like, with product MIPLRNDMERYNAWVYEKIHAIVRPRLTFVQFLRHVIATFRANRPDAHWSQYHRDCCPCLVKYDFVTRVETLTEDLEHVFKVLGIPSDPSVSMNQNRKYLGDPYKDLRYYRDVPFEIRKELFTFIKTDLDMFGYKLPAGFLENTVS